From a region of the Theobroma cacao cultivar B97-61/B2 chromosome 8, Criollo_cocoa_genome_V2, whole genome shotgun sequence genome:
- the LOC18591300 gene encoding cytochrome P450 CYP82D47, which yields MDTSHSYPAISTIAITFSLPVFFLILLWISKTSFRCTNKKRAAPEAGNSWPVLGHLHLLAGRQPAHLTLSAMADKYGPIFTIKLGVRRALVVSSWETAKECLTTNDKAFATRPKNISMEVLGYNHAMFGFAPYGPYWRNMRKITTLELLSNHRLDMLKHVRESEMKVSLQELYQLWKENKNSSDKVLVEMDKWFRDATANVILKMIVGKRISSLGNDAESGRWKNALKEFFELSGKFLVADAFPFLRWLDIGGDERLMKKVKKVLNEVAEEWLQEHKQKRASGEFRDEEEDFMDVMLSILTDAKEYDADTINKATCLILILAATDPTAVTLTWCLALLLNNRDALKKAQQEIDIHIGKDKPVEENDIKNLVYLQAIIKETLRLHPAGPLAVPHESMENCTVNGYHIPAGTELLINLYKIHRDSRVWSDPYKFQPERFLTTHKNFDVRGQNFELIPFSSGRRMCPGVSFALQVVQLTLANLLHGFDLATPFDEPVDMREAAGLSNFKATPLEVSISPRLPNSCYELK from the exons ATGGATACTTCTCATTCATACCCAGCAATTTCAACGATAGCAATAACATTTTCCCTTCCGGTATTCTTTCTTATCCTTCTATGGATATCAAAAACTTCCTTCAGATGcacaaacaaaaagagagCAGCACCAGAAGCTGGAAATTCATGGCCTGTACTTGGCCATCTCCACCTCCTAGCAGGACGGCAACCAGCACACCTAACATTGAGCGCCATGGCAGACAAATATGGCCCAATCTTTACCATCAAGTTGGGTGTGCGTAGAGCTTTGGTTGTGAGCAGCTGGGAAACTGCCAAGGAATGCCTAACCACCAACGACAAAGCCTTTGCCACTCGTCCAAAAAATATttccatggaggttttggGCTACAACCACGCCATGTTTGGCTTCGCACCTTACGGACCATACTGGCGCAACATGCGTAAAATTACCACTCTCGAGCTCCTCTCGAACCACCGACTGGATATGCTCAAACATGTACGAGAATCTGAGATGAAGGTATCCTTACAAGAGTTATATCAACTTTggaaagagaacaaaaataGCTCTGATAAGGTTTTGGTGGAGATGGATAAATGGTTCCGCGATGCAACCGCCAACGTGATTCTCAAGATGATAGTAGGGAAGCGAATTTCGAGTTTGGGGAATGATGCAGAGAGTGGGAGATGGAAGAACGCGTTGAAGGAGTTCTTCGAGTTGAGTGGGAAGTTTTTGGTAGCGGATGCATTCCCATTTTTGAGATGGTTGGACATTGGGGGAGACGAGAGGTTGATGAAGAAGGTGAAGAAAGTACTGAACGAAGTTGCTGAGGAATGGTTACAAGAGCACAAGCAAAAGAGAGCTTCGGGTGAGTTCAGGGACGAGGAAGAAGACTTCATggatgtcatgctgtcaatcCTCACCGACGCCAAGGAGTATGATGCTGATACAATAAACAAAGCTACGTGCCTG ATTCTTATCTTAGCAGCCACTGATCCCACAGCGGTTACATTGACATGGTGTTTAGCCTTATTACTCAATAATCGTGATGCGTTGAAGAAAGCACAGCAAGAAATAGACATCCATATCGGTAAAGACAAGCCAGTGGAGGAAAATGATATAAAGAATTTAGTTTACCTTCAAGCCATAATCAAGGAAACCTTGCGATTACACCCTGCCGGACCACTCGCAGTGCCTCATGAATCCATGGAAAACTGCACCGTTAATGGCTACCATATCCCTGCAGGCACAGAACTTCTCATCAATCTTTACAAAATCCATCGCGATTCTCGCGTATGGTCTGATCCTTACAAGTTTCAACCGGAAAGGTTTTTGACTActcacaaaaattttgatgtaagGGGTCAGAATTTTGAGTTGATACCATTTAGTAGTGGAAGAAGAATGTGCCCTGGAGTTTCCTTTGCGCTTCAGGTTGTGCAGCTTACGCTAGCCAATTTGCTGCATGGGTTTGACTTAGCAACGCCATTCGATGAACCAGTTGATATGCGAGAGGCAGCCGGGCTGTCAAACTTTAAAGCTACTCCACTCGAAGTCTCTATATCTCCACGTCTTCCTAACTCTTGTTATGAGTTAAAATGA
- the LOC18591301 gene encoding cytochrome P450 CYP82D47, whose amino-acid sequence MDSVPAKSTVAVLAFTVILFLFCLLWFSRTASSSRNKRRTATEASGAWPIIGHVPLLGGPRPPHLSLANMADKFGTIFTIKLGVHRALVVSNWEIAKECLTTNDKAFATRPKLAGMEILGYNYAMIAFAPYGPYWRQVRRFATVELLSNHRLDMLKRVRESEVETSLQQLYQLWDKKRSNSAKVLVDMKRWFRDVVLNVILMIIVGKRIPNSSEGDETVKWKKSLDDFSELGGKFVVSDALPFLRWLDIGGEEKFMKKIAKELDQVVEGWLQEHKHKRAANEANSEEDFMGVMLSILRDAEEHDADTVNKATSLALILAAEDTTSITMTWAFSLLLNNRNRLKKVQQELDTQVGMDRLLVTESDTKNLVYLQSVVKETLRLYPAAPLSVIHEAIEDCTVNDYHVSAGTWLILNLHKIHRDPEVWSDPCEFRPERFLTTHKDVDVRGQNFELIPFGSGRRMCPGVSFALQILHLTLANVLHWFDFATPLDEPVAMREGAGLTSPRATPLEVHITPRLPASLYESTS is encoded by the exons ATGGATTCAGTCCCAGCAAAGTCAACGGTTGCAGTACTTGCTTTTACGGTCATACTCTTTCTTTTCTGTCTTCTATGGTTTTCAAGAACTGCCTCAAGCAGCAGAAACAAAAGGAGAACGGCAACAGAAGCCAGCGGCGCATGGCCTATAATCGGCCATGTCCCCCTCCTAGGAGGGCCACGACCACCTCACTTAAGCTTGGCCAACATGGCGGACAAATTTGGAACAATATTTACTATCAAGTTGGGTGTGCATAGAGCTTTGGTGGTGAGCAATTGGGAGATTGCTAAAGAATGTCTCACCACAAACGATAAAGCCTTCGCTACTCGTCCGAAGCTTGCTGGCATGGAAATTTTGGGCTACAACTACGCCATGATTGCCTTTGCGCCATATGGACCTTACTGGCGTCAAGTACGCAGATTCGCCACCGTTGAGCTCCTGTCGAACCACCGGCTCGACATGCTTAAACGCGTGAGGGAATCCGAGGTAGAGACATCTCTGCAACAGTTATATCAGCTATGGgacaagaagagaagtaatTCCGCTAAAGTATTGGTGGACATGAAGAGATGGTTCCGAGATGTTGTTCTTAACGTGATTCTGATGATTATCGTCGGGAAGCGAATCCCGAACTCCAGCGAAGGCGATGAAACCGTGAAATGGAAGAAGTCGTTGGACGACTTCTCTGAACTAGGTGGGAAATTCGTGGTCTCAGATGCGTTGCCGTTTTTGAGATGGCTGGACATAGGAGGAGAGGAGAAGTTCATGAAGAAGATAGCGAAAGAACTGGATCAAGTTGTTGAGGGATGGCTACAAGAGCACAAGCACAAGAGAGCTGCAAATGAGGCCAATAGCGAGGAAGATTTCATGGGAGTGATGCTGTCTATCCTCCGTGATGCAGAGGAGCACGATGCTGATACAGTCAACAAAGCCACGTCTCta GCTCTTATCTTAGCGGCTGAAGATACAACATCAATCACAATGACATgggctttttctttattactCAATAACCGTAACAGACTGAAGAAGGTCCAACAGGAACTAGACACCCAGGTTGGTATGGATAGACTGCTAGTGACGGAATCAGACACCAAAAACTTAGTGTACCTTCAATCCGTCGTTAAGGAAACGTTACGCCTATACCCTGCTGCTCCCCTCTCTGTTATCCATGAGGCCATCGAAGACTGCACAGTAAACGATTACCATGTTTCTGCTGGCACGTGGCTCATTCTAAACCTTCACAAGATTCATCGCGATCCGGAAGTGTGGTCAGACCCCTGTGAATTTCGACCAGAAAGATTCTTGACCACCCACAAAGATGTTGATGTCAGGGGACAGAACTTTGAACTGATACCGTTTGGCAGTGGAAGAAGAATGTGCCCCGGAGTTTCGTTTGCGCTTCAGATTTTGCATCTCACACTCGCTAATGTGCTGCACTGGTTCGACTTTGCAACCCCGTTAGATGAACCAGTTGCTATGCGTGAGGGAGCAGGATTGACAAGTCCTAGAGCAACTCCACTTGAAGTTCATATAACTCCACGTCTTCCTGCTTCTCTATACGAGTCTACGAGCTGA
- the LOC18591303 gene encoding cytochrome P450 CYP82D47 → MDLFHPFPPIPVVIATVFAFPLFLFSLLWISKSVKNRDKRRAAPEAGSSWPVIGHLHLLGGPQPPHIVLGDMAEKYGPIFTIKMGVYRALVVNNWETAKECLTTNDKAFASRPKTLAMELLSYDHAMFGFAPYGPYWRQMRKVATLELLSSYRLDRLKHVRQSEIKTSLKELYQHWSENKDSSDKVLVEMKAWFRDVTLNVILRMIVGKRIPSSDSDAEGERWKDALRDFFDLSGKFVISDALPFLKWLDIGGDERFMKKVTKELDEVAEGWLQDHKRMKASGNQESDQDFMDVMFSILSDVGKHDADTINKATCLAMILAASDTTMVTLTWALSLLLNNRGALKKAQEELDIHVGRDKLVEESDIKKLVYLRAILKETLRLYPAGPLSLPHESMEDCIVSGYHIPAGTRLLINVYKIHRDPRVWSDPCEFQPERFLTTYKDFDVRGQNFELIPFGSGRRMCPGVSFALQVLELTLANLLQGFELGTPLDEPVDMSEAMGLTNLKASPLEVLITPRLPAVCY, encoded by the exons ATGGATCTTTTTCATCCATTCCCACCAATTCCAGTCGTAATTGCAACAGTATTTgcctttcctctctttcttttctcactTCTATGGATATCAAAGAGTGTCAAAAACAGAGACAAAAGGCGAGCAGCACCTGAAGCTGGCAGCTCATGGCCTGTAATCGGCCATCTCCACCTCCTAGGAGGGCCGCAACCACCCCACATTGTTCTCGGAGACATGGCAGAGAAATACGGTCCTATCTTCACCATCAAGATGGGTGTTTATAGAGCTTTGGTTGTCAACAATTGGGAAACTGCCAAAGAGTGTTTAACCACAAACGACAAAGCTTTTGCCTCTCGTCCGAAGACTCTTGCTATGGAGCTCTTGAGCTATGACCACGCCATGTTTGGCTTCGCCCCATATGGACCTTACTGGCGCCAAATGCGTAAAGTCGCCACTCTTGAGCTCCTCTCGAGCTACCGCCTCGATAGGCTCAAACATGTCCGACAATCTGAGATAAAAACATCCCTGAAAGAGTTGTACCAACACTGGAGCGAGAACAAAGACAGCTCTGATAAGGTTTTGGTGGAGATGAAGGCATGGTTTAGAGATGTAACTCTTAACGTGATTCTTAGGATGATTGTTGGGAAGCGAATTCCGAGTTCCGACAGTGATGCAGAGGGCGAGAGATGGAAAGACGCGTTGCGGGACTTCTTTGACTTGAGTGGGAAGTTTGTGATATCTGATGCGTTGCCGTTTTTAAAATGGTTGGACATCGGGGGAGACGAGAGGTTCATGAAGAAGGTAACAAAAGAACTAGACGAAGTTGCAGAGGGATGGTTACAAGATCACAAGCGAATGAAAGCTTCAGGTAATCAGGAGAGCGACCAAGATTTTATGGATGTGATGTTTTCAATCCTCAGTGACGTTGGCAAGCATGATGCTGATACCATCAACAAAGCCACCTGTCTG GCTATGATCTTAGCAGCCTCTGATACAACAATGGTTACATTGACATGGGCTTTGTCTTTACTACTTAACAACCGCGGTGCACTGAAAAAAGCACAAGAAGAATTAGACATCCATGTTGGTAGAGACAAACTAGTTGAAGAATCAGACATTAAAAAGTTAGTCTACCTTCGAGCAATCCTCAAGGAAACGCTGCGTTTATACCCTGCTGGACCACTTTCATTGCCGCATGAGTCCATGGAAGACTGCATCGTTAGTGGCTACCATATCCCGGCAGGCACACGACTTCTCATCAATGTTTACAAAATTCATCGTGATCCACGTGTATGGTCGGATCCTTGCGAATTTCAGCCAGAAAGATTCCTAACTACCTACAAGGATTTTGATGTTAGAGGCCAGAATTTCGAGCTGATCCCATTTGGAAGCGGTAGAAGAATGTGTCCTGGAGTTTCCTTTGCGCTCCAAGTGTTGGAGCTGACGCTTGCTAATCTACTGCAAGGGTTCGAGTTAGGAACCCCTTTAGATGAACCGGTTGATATGAGTGAAGCAATGGGGCTCACAAACTTGAAGGCTTCTCCCCTCGAAGTCTTGATTACTCCACGTCTTCCTGCTGTTTGCTATTAG
- the LOC108663114 gene encoding cytochrome P450 CYP82D47-like, translating to MDLFHPFPPIPVVIATVFAFPLFLFSLLWISKSVQNRDKKRAAPQAGSLWPVIGHLHLLGGPQPPHIVLGDMADKYGPIFTIKVGAYRALVVSNWETAKECLTTNDKAFASRPKTHAIDFLSYDHAMFGFASYGPHWRQMRKVATLELLSNYRLDMLKHVRRSEIKTSLKELFQLWSENKDSSDKVLLDMKAWFRDVTLNVMLRMIVGKRIPSSGSDAEGERWKDALQDFFDLCGKFVISDALPFLRWLDVGGDEKFMKKVRKELDEVAEGWLQDHKKKTASGNQESDQDFMDVMFSILSTDAGKHDAETINKANCLNLILAGFDTTTVTLTWALSLLLNNRDALKKAQEELDIHVGRDKLVEESDVKKLIYLQAIVKETLRLYPAGPLSVPHESTEDCTVSGYHIPAGTRLLINLYKIHRDPRVWSDPCEFQPERFLTTYKDFDVRGQNFELIPFGSGRRMCPGVSFALQVLELTLANLLQGFELGTPLDELVDMSEAIGMTNLKASPLEVLITPRLPAVCY from the exons ATGGATCTTTTTCATCCATTCCCACCAATTCCAGTCGTAATTGCAACTGTATTTGCCTTTCcactctttcttttctcactTCTATGGATATCAAAGAGTGTCCAAAACAGAGACAAAAAGAGAGCAGCACCTCAAGCTGGCAGCTTATGGCCTGTAATCGGCCATCTCCACCTCCTAGGAGGGCCGCAACCACCTCACATAGTTCTCGGAGACATGGCGGACAAATACGGTCCTATATTCACCATCAAGGTGGGTGCTTATAGAGCTTTGGTTGTCAGCAACTGGGAAACTGCCAAAGAGTGCTTAACCACAAACGACAAAGCCTTTGCTTCTCGTCCGAAGACTCATGCTATAGACTTCTTGAGCTATGACCACGCCATGTTTGGCTTCGCTTCTTATGGACCACACTGGCGCCAAATGCGTAAAGTTGCCACTCTTGAGCTCCTCTCGAACTACAGGCTCGATATGCTCAAACATGTCCGACGATCTGAGATAAAGACATCCCTGAAAGAGTTATTTCAACTCTGGAGCGAGAACAAAGACAGCTCTGATAAGGTTTTGTTGGACATGAAGGCATGGTTTAGAGATGTAACCCTTAACGTGATGCTCAGGATGATTGTTGGGAAGCGAATTCCGAGTTCCGGCAGTGATGCTGAGGGCGAGAGATGGAAAGACGCGTTGCAGGACTTCTTTGACTTGTGTGGGAAGTTTGTGATATCGGATGCGTTGCCGTTTTTAAGATGGTTGGACGTCGGGGGAGACGAGAAGTTCATGAAGAAGGTAAGAAAAGAACTAGATGAAGTTGCAGAGGGATGGTTACAAGATCACAAGAAAAAGACAGCTTCAGGTAATCAGGAGAGCGATCAAGATTTTATGGATGTGATGTTTTCAATCCTCAGTACTGACGCTGGCAAGCATGATGCTGAAACCATCAACAAAGCCAATTGCCTG AATTTGATCTTAGCAGGCTTTGATACAACAACGGTTACACTGACATGGGCTTTGTCTTTACTACTTAACAACCGCGACGCACTGAAAAAAGCACAAGAAGAATTAGACATCCATGTTGGTAGAGACAAACTAGTTGAGGAATCAGACGTTAAAAAGTTAATCTACCTTCAAGCCATCGTCAAGGAAACGCTGCGTTTATACCCTGCCGGACCACTTTCAGTGCCGCATGAATCCACGGAAGACTGCACCGTGAGTGGCTACCATATCCCCGCAGGCACACGACTTCTCATCAATCTTTACAAAATTCATCGTGATCCACGTGTATGGTCCGATCCTTGTGAATTTCAACCAGAAAGATTCCTAACTACCTACAAAGATTTTGATGTGAGAGGCCAGAATTTCGAGCTGATCCCATTTGGAAGCGGTAGAAGAATGTGTCCTGGAGTTTCCTTTGCGCTCCAAGTGTTGGAGCTGACGCTAGCTAATCTACTGCAAGGGTTCGAGTTAGGGACCCCTTTAGATGAACTGGTTGATATGAGTGAGGCAATAGGGATGACAAACTTGAAGGCCTCTCCCCTCGAAGTCTTGATTACTCCACGTCTTCCTGCTGTTTGTTATTAG
- the LOC108663113 gene encoding cytochrome P450 CYP82D47-like — protein METLLPSPASWMAGVFAFLIFCYLLFTRVINRTGSGMKRKAPEVSGGRPFLGHLHLLGGSKPAHVVLGDLADTYGPIFTIRLGMHPTLVVSNWEIAKECFTTNDKAFANRPRTLAAELLGYNYAMFGFSPYGPYWRQIRKIATLEVLSNHRLEKLKHIRESEVRTSIKELYELGVEGVSNSSSGKVLVEMKRWFWTLNINMVFKMVVGKRYSEAETSHGKDENDGRRKALRDFFELTGTFTVGDSLPFLRWLDLGGHEKAMKKTAKELDHILEEWLEEHKQKRNSGNAESEHDFMGMMLSLLNDAAELPSYDADTINKATCLAIILGGTDTTTVTITWALSLLLNHHHVLEKAQHELDTYVGRERPVQESDVKNLVYLQAIIKETTRLYPAAPLSVMHESVEDCTTAGYLIPAGTRLLVNLSKLQRDPKAWSNPDEFRPERFLTTHKHFEVRGQNYELVPFGSGRRVCPGISFALQVLQLNLASLLQAFEITTPSDEPVDMGEGAGLTNLKATPLEVSLTPRLPPHLYK, from the exons ATGGAAACCCTCCTTCCAAGCCCTGCAAGTTGGATGGCTGGCGTCTTTGCCTTTTTGATCTTCTGCTATTTGTTATTTACGAGAGTGATTAATCGAACAGGCTCGGGCATGAAGAGAAAAGCTCCGGAAGTGAGCGGTGGAAGGCCATTTCTAGGCCACCTCCACCTGTTAGGAGGGTCAAAACCAGCCCACGTCGTTTTGGGTGACTTGGCTGACACATATGGACCGATCTTCACCATCAGGTTAGGCATGCACCCAACTCTAGTCGTAAGCAATTGGGAGATTGCTAAAGAGTGTTTCACCACCAACGATAAAGCATTTGCCAACCGTCCAAGAACTCTAGCTGCAGAGCTCTTGGGCTACAATTATGCTATGTTTGGTTTCAGCCCTTACGGCCCCTACTGGCGCCAAATTCGCAAGATAGCGACGCTCGAGGTACTGTCGAACCACCGCCTGGAGAAGCTCAAACATATACGAGAATCCGAGGTTAGGACATCGATTAAAGAACTTTACGAGTTAGGGGTTGAGGGCGTAAGCAATAGTAGTTCAGGAAAGGTGCTTGTGGAGATGAAGAGATGGTTTTGGACCTTAAACATAAACATGGTTTTCAAGATGGTTGTAGGGAAGAGATACTCTGAGGCTGAAACTTCGCACGGGAAAGACGAGAACGATGGACGCAGAAAAGCCTTGAGGGATTTCTTTGAACTGACGGGAACGTTCACGGTTGGGGACTCGCTGCCTTTCTTGAGGTGGTTGGATCTAGGAGGACATGAGAAGGCCATGAAGAAGACGGCAAAAGAACTGGACCACATCCTTGAGGAATGGTTAGAGGAGCATAAGCAGAAGAGAAATTCAGGCAACGCGGAAAGTGAGCATGACTTCATGGGCATGATGTTGTCGCTTCTTAACGATGCTGCAGAGCTCCCTAGCTATGACGCTGATACAATCAACAAAGCCACATGCCTG GCTATAATTTTGGGTGGCACAGACACCACGACAGTGACTATAACATGGGCTCTATCCTTACTACTCAACCACCACCATGTCCTGGAAAAAGCCCAACATGAATTGGACACCTACGTTGGTAGAGAAAGGCCGGTGCAAGAATCGGACGTCAAGAACTTGGTCTACCTCCAAGCCATCATCAAGGAAACAACTCGCTTGTACCCAGCTGCCCCACTCTCCGTGATGCATGAGTCCGTCGAGGACTGCACCACCGCCGGCTACTTAATCCCGGCTGGAACACGCCTTCTAGTAAATCTTTCCAAGCTTCAGCGTGATCCGAAAGCCTGGTCCAATCCGGACGAGTTTCGGCCTGAAAGGTTTCTCACAACCCACAAGCATTTCGAGGTCAGGGGACAAAACTACGAATTGGTTCCATTTGGTAGCGGTCGAAGAGTGTGCCCTGGAATTTCGTTTGCGCTTCAGGTTTTGCAGCTCAACCTTGCTAGTTTGCTACAAGCTTTTGAGATCACAACCCCGTCGGATGAGCCAGTCGACATGGGTGAGGGAGCCGGTTTGACTAATCTCAAAGCCACGCCACTCGAAGTCAGTCTCACCCCTCGCCTTCCTCCTCATCTCTATAAATAA